A part of Paenibacillus antri genomic DNA contains:
- the phnE gene encoding phosphonate ABC transporter, permease protein PhnE — MLWLKKSTIALGTALALLLALSWIGLELDVTKFAAAANIVVFLRNDWLPPDWSVLGDAVRLSIDTLMIAFLSTFFALLVALPLSLLAAGNVATPWLRGAVRAFLSLLRSVPEIVFGLLFVVAVGLGPFPAVLAILLHNVGVLGKLVSELVEAADPAPQEALRAAGASRGMEALYGILPQIAPNVVSQYFYRFEVAIRTSLILGFIGAGGIGQQLFMHFKIFKYAQVTVDVIVIMALVLLADALSAWARRKMI, encoded by the coding sequence ATGCTTTGGCTCAAGAAAAGTACGATCGCCTTAGGAACGGCGCTTGCGCTCCTGCTCGCCTTGAGTTGGATCGGGCTCGAGCTGGACGTCACGAAGTTCGCCGCGGCGGCGAATATCGTCGTCTTCCTGCGCAACGACTGGCTGCCTCCCGACTGGAGCGTACTCGGCGACGCGGTGCGGCTGTCGATCGATACGCTCATGATCGCCTTCCTGTCCACCTTCTTCGCCTTGCTCGTCGCCTTGCCGCTCAGCCTTCTCGCGGCCGGCAACGTCGCGACGCCATGGCTGAGGGGCGCCGTTCGCGCGTTCCTCAGCTTACTGCGTTCCGTCCCGGAGATCGTATTCGGCCTGCTCTTCGTCGTCGCGGTCGGGCTCGGTCCGTTCCCGGCCGTCCTCGCCATCCTGCTTCATAACGTCGGGGTGCTCGGGAAGCTCGTTTCCGAGTTGGTCGAAGCGGCCGATCCCGCCCCGCAGGAGGCGCTCCGCGCGGCGGGCGCGTCGCGAGGCATGGAGGCGTTGTACGGGATCTTGCCGCAGATCGCCCCGAACGTCGTCTCGCAATACTTTTATCGGTTCGAGGTCGCGATCCGCACGTCCCTTATCTTGGGCTTCATCGGCGCCGGCGGCATCGGACAGCAATTGTTCATGCATTTTAAAATTTTCAAGTACGCCCAAGTGACGGTCGACGTGATCGTCATAATGGCGCTCGTTCTTCTCGCCGACGCGCTCAGCGCATGGGCGAGAAGAAAGATGATATAA